The following are from one region of the Hallerella porci genome:
- a CDS encoding ATP-binding protein, which produces MSLLDKVFQLIQSCREGLYWDFKECAYSINGDFVHDVLCMANSLSGCDKYIIMGVSDPKSGCEIKGLPKERKTQADYIDLLRNLQFADARPEIELRTFIFGEKEIDVLIVYECSLKPFYLTKQYEKVLPYHIYTRTLDSNTPKDKSADFGVVERMWRQRFNLDLPPKEKFEKILEDIPNWHIDVGNEENAYYEPSPEYQIVFSRPLKSRPARITIGKN; this is translated from the coding sequence ATGTCTTTGTTAGATAAAGTATTTCAATTGATACAATCATGCCGGGAAGGTCTTTATTGGGATTTTAAGGAATGTGCCTATTCTATTAATGGTGATTTTGTGCACGATGTCTTATGCATGGCAAATTCCCTAAGCGGTTGTGACAAGTACATCATTATGGGCGTTTCTGATCCAAAAAGTGGTTGCGAAATAAAAGGGTTGCCTAAAGAAAGGAAGACTCAGGCTGATTATATTGATTTGTTGCGTAACCTTCAGTTTGCCGATGCCCGTCCTGAAATTGAACTGAGAACATTTATTTTTGGTGAAAAAGAGATTGATGTACTTATTGTTTATGAATGTTCTTTGAAACCTTTTTACCTTACAAAGCAGTATGAAAAGGTTCTTCCCTATCATATTTATACAAGAACACTAGATTCTAATACTCCAAAAGACAAATCTGCGGATTTTGGGGTTGTAGAGAGAATGTGGCGGCAACGATTTAATTTGGATTTACCACCAAAAGAAAAATTTGAAAAAATTTTAGAAGATATACCTAATTGGCATATTGATGTTGGCAATGAAGAAAATGCCTATTATGAACCATCTCCAGAATATCAAATAGTATTTAGTCGTCCCTTAAAATCCCGCCCAGCCCGCATAACTATTGGGAAAAACTGA
- a CDS encoding restriction endonuclease subunit S, translating to MAWEKVKLGDICAWVASGGTPLTSKADYYSPKEIPWLKTQEVNYCRIYETNNQISKKGLENSSAKLIPANAVIVAMYGQGDTAGRVAINKIPLCTNQACCNLVIDENKADYEFVYYNLCTLYDKLVSLKNGGAQPNLNAGLIKNLEISLPPLSTQKRIADILSAYDNLIENNQKQIKLLEEAAQRLYKQWFIDLRFPGHETTKIVDGLPEGWRKGSIGDIAEFKRGKVITKGDVVEGNVPVVAGGLEPAYYHNASFTESPVITVSGSGANAGFARMYFQKIWASDCSYVDSSATIFIYFVYSFLKENKKSLDSLQKGAAQPHVYAKDINALKLNCPPKDLLVKFEKSVKPLFDKIGKCQNVIEKSKDARDRLLPKLMSKKMEV from the coding sequence ATGGCTTGGGAAAAAGTGAAATTAGGCGATATATGTGCATGGGTTGCATCAGGTGGAACTCCGTTGACATCCAAGGCTGATTATTATTCACCTAAAGAAATTCCATGGTTGAAAACTCAAGAAGTAAACTACTGTCGTATTTATGAAACAAATAATCAAATCTCAAAAAAGGGACTTGAGAATTCTAGTGCTAAATTGATACCAGCAAATGCTGTTATTGTTGCAATGTATGGTCAAGGCGATACGGCGGGAAGAGTTGCGATAAACAAAATTCCCCTTTGCACGAATCAGGCGTGTTGTAATTTAGTTATTGATGAAAATAAAGCTGATTATGAATTTGTATATTATAATTTGTGCACGTTATATGATAAATTGGTGTCTTTGAAAAATGGCGGAGCGCAACCTAACCTAAATGCCGGTTTGATAAAAAATCTTGAAATTTCCTTACCTCCATTATCAACGCAAAAACGCATTGCAGACATCCTTTCCGCCTACGACAACCTGATAGAAAACAACCAGAAGCAAATAAAACTCCTCGAAGAAGCCGCTCAGCGCCTCTACAAACAATGGTTCATCGACCTCCGCTTCCCCGGTCACGAAACCACCAAAATCGTAGATGGTTTACCAGAGGGGTGGAGAAAAGGATCAATCGGTGATATTGCGGAGTTTAAACGAGGGAAAGTAATCACCAAGGGCGATGTTGTTGAAGGAAACGTGCCTGTGGTTGCTGGCGGTTTGGAACCCGCATATTATCATAATGCGTCATTTACGGAATCACCTGTTATAACTGTATCTGGTTCGGGTGCCAATGCGGGTTTTGCAAGGATGTATTTTCAGAAAATTTGGGCTTCTGATTGTTCATATGTAGATTCGTCTGCAACTATTTTTATTTATTTCGTATATTCCTTCCTAAAGGAAAATAAAAAGTCTTTGGATAGTTTGCAAAAAGGTGCTGCACAACCGCATGTATACGCAAAAGACATTAATGCGTTGAAACTGAACTGCCCGCCTAAGGATTTACTTGTGAAGTTTGAAAAAAGTGTAAAACCGCTTTTTGATAAAATTGGCAAATGCCAAAATGTTATTGAAAAGTCAAAGGACGCTCGCGATCGCTTGCTTCCTAAATTAATGTCCAAAAAAATGGAGGTATAA